In the genome of Acidobacteriota bacterium, the window CGATCTGGGACCGACGGGGCAGTTCGCCGTCATCCCGTTCCACCTCGGATCGCTGAAACCGGCGGATCGGAAGACGACCCTGGCATTCCAGGCACAGGTCGCGTCGCTCCAGCGTGCCGTCCTGGGTGCGCAGCGGGTCGCCGGCGAAGCCGCCCAACGCGTGAAGTACCTACTGGCAGCGATCGACGACACTCCGGGCACGGACAACGGACTGGCCGAGGAGGTACGTGTTCTCAGGACGCGACTCGCCGATCTTCGTCTTGCACTCGAAGGCGACGCCACGATCCGTCGGCGCAACGAGCCGACACCCACGACGTGGGTCGGTCGAGTCTCCGACATCGTCGAAGGTAGCTGGACTTCAACCTCGGCACCGACGGGAACCCATCGAGAGAACTTCCGGATCGCGGCTAAGGGGTTTGCCGGCTGGCTGCCCGGATTCACCGACCTGATCGAGAACGATCTAACCGATCTGGAACGACGGGCCGAGGCAGCCGGTGCGCCGTGGACGCCGGGGCGTGTGCCGAGGTGGACGACGGACCCGACTCACTGATCGCCGGTCAGGGGGCCCACTCGGGCACGGGCCACCCATTCGCGAATTGCCCAACGGCGTCGATGGCTACGGGCGGCGATCCGGGTTGGACGACAGTTCAGGGGAGTTTTTGGCGGTTGCGAACAGTTTCTCCGCCTCGTCAATTTGGCCGGCCGCCTCCAGGGTCGAGGCACAGCGACGGAGAAACTCACGCTCGATGGGACCGCGCTCGATCGCCTTGCGTGTGTGGGCGATCGCCGCGTCGTGATCTCCGCCGACCAACGCTCTGGCCGCCCGTGCCAGATCGACCCGCCCACTGCTGGACTTTGCGATCGGTCGCAATGCCCGTTCGCCGAGCTCGACGTTGCCCGCACGGAACGCGGCTTCCGCAATTCCCGAGGCGACCCGGGTGTTCGCCAGTCCCAGCTGTTGCGCTCGCTGGAACCAACCCAAGGCCTCGCTGTAACCGCCTCGGGTCAATTCGACTTCGGCCAAAAGCATCGGCAGACCGGCGTCGCGTGAAGTGGCGACGCGGGCGGTCAGTCGTTTGATACCCCGCTCGTAGGACTCGTAGTCTTTCAATCTTTTGGCAATCGTCAGATGACGGCGCCCTTCCTCTCGTCGATCCGTCCGCATCAACAACCGCGCCAGTTCTTGATGGGCTTCGCGTTGTTTAGGGTCGAGCTCGATGGCCCGTCGCAGGAACGGTTCGGCCTTGGTGATGTCGGCGTCGCGAGTCAGTAATCGACCGCGAATCATCTGGAGACGCGCCGACTTGGGATGGTGCCGCAACGCAACCTCAGCGGTGCGATTTGCGGCCGCGTAGTCTCCGGTGATCCGTTGCACGTCGGCCAACTCTGCCGCCGTATCCTGAGACGTCGGGTCCAACGTGAACGCACGCTCGAAAGTTGTCCGCGCCTCGGGGAACTTACCCTGGATGACGCGAATCATTCCAAGCCGGTGGAACGACGGCGCGTGACGGGGGTCCGCCGTGGTTGCCCGTGTGAACGATTCGACGGCGTCCTCGAAGCGACTGATGTGAAACTCGTTGAACCCCTTGTAGTACCAGGGCCAGGTCATCTTCGGGTTCTTTGACGCGAGTTCCCCGAACAACCGAATCGCCGCATCATCCTGAGCGAGTTGGGTGCTGAGTTTGCTAACCCAGATGTACGGATCCTCCCGGCGAGGCGCGGCCTGTAGCGCGATTTTCGCCTGCACCAGCGCGTCCGGATAGCGTCCCCCACCGTAGAGCGAGTGGAACTTCGTGGCCGCCTCTCGGTAGATTTCGTCGGGCGTCTCCGCCCAGATCGTTCCGGTCAGCGCGAGGGCAACGGCAAGCACGATTGTGCCACGACGTATCACGATGCACCTTCGCTCAGCGTCAATGTCTGGTCGACGGCGACCGCCTCATGGGTATCCACATGCCCCGACGGCCAGTGGACCGTCAGTCGCTCGACGGAAGTCACATCCCCCACACCGACATGGATGACCGCCTCGCTTCCGGAGAGATAGGATCCGAACGGGTTCATCTCGCGGACCCACCGTCGCCCACCGGACTCGAGTTCTACGCGAGCCCCGATTCCGGCGCGATTGGCGTCGCCCCCCTGCAATCGGATGCGCAGCCAATGTCCGGCCTGATTTCCACCCTCGTTGATCAGCAGTGTCGGCATGTCGTCGATGTTCGTGACGACCATATCGAGATCGCCGTCCTCGTCGATGTCCGCCACGGCGATCCCACGACTCCCCATGACGAGCGCCATCCCGTCGCCGGCTTGACCCGCGATCTCGTCGAACGCGCCGTCACCCCGATTGCGATAGAGCATATTCTGTTGATGGTAGGTCGTACCGACCTGCGGCAGGTCATCGATCGCAGGGTAGGTATGACCGGCCGCGATCACGAGATCCAGCGCGCCGTCGTTGTCATAGTCGAACCACTTCGCGCCCCAGGCGAGTTTGGCGAAACTGTCGCTAAAGCCGGCTTCGAACGTCGTGTCAAGAAATAGAAGATCGCCAAGGTTCTGATAGAGCGTGTTGAAGTCGTGAGAGAAGTTGGTGACGACCAGATCGAACACGCCGTCGCCATCGTAGTCCGCCGCGTCGACACCCATGCCCGCCTGTTCGGCGGCACTCTCGTTGGTGGCGACACCCGACTCGAACGCGGCATCACGGAACCGAAGGCCCTCGGCCGTCGAATCATTGACCCAGAGACCGTTAGCGACAGAATCGTTGGCAACGTAGACGTCGAGATCGCCGTCGAGATCCACGTCGCTGAATACGATGCCAAGCCCGAAGTAGGCTTCGTCAACGTCGACGCCGGCCTGACGGGAGACTTCGGTGAACGTCCCATCCCCGTTGTTAACGTAGACCTCGTCCCGTTGCGCTTCGTAGCCGCTGGGGCCCATGAAGACCTCGATCCCCCGCCAAATCATCGATTGCCCGTCGGCGGGCGGGTTGGCCATGTCGTAGACGCAATAGCTGGCGACCCATAGATCGAGGTCACCATCTCCGTCGAGATCGCCGAATGCGGCGCTGGCGCTCAGATTCTGGGCGGCTCCTATCCCGGATGCCACGCTGACGTCGGTGAAGGTCCCGTCTCCGTCGTTCCGGTAGAGGACGTTGGCTCCCCAGTTGGAAAGGAACAGGTCTTCGTCATCGTCGCCGTCGTAGTCGACGAAGTAGGTGCCAAGGGTCCAGGCGTGAAGATCGACACCGGCGGCGGCTCCGACCTCCTCGAACGATCCGTCTCCCTTGTTCCGGAACAGACCGTTGGCCAGTGGGCGTTTGCCGGCGAGCCAGTCCACACGAGGCTGTCCGGTTCCCAGGTAGATATCCAGATCGCCGTCACGATCGTAATCCGCGATGGCGACTCCGCTGCCGAGGGTCTCCGGCAGATGCCCCTTGTCTTTGTCGCCTGCGACTTGTGTGAACGTGAGCCCCGAGTCCCGGGCGCGGTCGACCAGAGAGACGTCGGGTATCGACATCTGGGGTCGGCCGGGTCTGGCCTTGGCGTCGGGCGCGTCGTTCAAGTCAGCCGGCGCCGGCTCCGAACAACCCGCCGCGATGACGACGAGGGCTCCAAGAGCGACGGCGGTGACGAAAGGACGGCGTCGGGTATCGATATTTGACATGACAATAAATGATGAGGCCCCCCGAAGGAGGGCCTCATTATCTTATACGACGAAGCACTTACCGCGACGAGCGGGAAGTGTGTGTCTTACTCGCTGGCCTTGGCCGAGAGGGTCAACGTGCCGGCGTCCTTGACCTCGCCGTCATCGACAAACCCGTGGGTCCCCGAGAAGGTACCGTCGGTGAACGCGCCGCTGAACTTGAAGTTCATGTCGCCGTCACCATCGCTGACGATATCGCCGCTGAGCTCGCCGTCGAGACTGCCGGCGCAACTTCCGGTGTAGATGTGGGGACCATCGTCCCAGTCAAAGTAGAACGAGATATCCCAGGCACCCTCACCGGTCGGCGAGAGAACGGCCTTCAGGTCACCCTCGTGGTTTCCATCGTCACGGGCCCAGACAAATGCACCCTCAAGGGTGACGTCGTCATCGCCGGAGAAACCCGGGGTGAATGCCAGCGCGAGAATACCCAACAAGGCCAGAAAGCGAACCGCGTGCTTCATTTCGATTCCTCCGGAGAATTCTAGGTCTAGAGATCATCTCACCTGGCTTCCGATCTCGCAAACCGGCGGTTGGCGGAGATGGGTCTAGACCGTGGTAGGGTCTTACCCGGCGGGGGCCAGGAGAGCGAATCGATGCGTCTAACGGCGATTATGCTGGCGTTGGCATGCCTTCCGGGTAACGCGGTCGTGGCGAAAGAGACGCTGACCCTACGTCACACCGTCCTCGACCTGCCCGGCGCCCCTGCGAAGATCCTACCGGCGGACCTGAACGACGATGGTCGTCAGGACCTGGTGGTTGTGGTCGCCTACATCGAGGTTGGACAGGTCAGCGAGGATCGCATCGAAGATCTGATCTCGGTCACCACGATCATCCCCGCCGTCTTCGATCGGCGGGAAGTGCATGTCTACCTCGCGGACACGGACGGCAGTTACTCGTCGGCGGCGGTCCTCCAATTGCCTTCCGACGCGCTCCACATGGAAGCGGGACCGCCGGGGCTTCCCATCGTGGTCTTGACGGATGCGGGGTTGTCCTCTCTACAGTTGGAGACGGCGGGCGACTCGTCCGCACTCTCGTTGGTGCCGGTCCTCGTCGAAACACCGGTCCTGGCAAACACCGGCGACTTTCATGCGGACCTGCAATTGGTGTTTGAACTGAACGGCGACGAGTTTCCCGATCTACTCTTTCCCACCGCCCGCGGCCCCGTCATCTTTCTTGGGAACGGTCACGGTCTCGACACAGACGCCGCGGATCGCGTCGATCTGGGTCTCGCAGAGAGACACACGATGCGTCACACCTCGCTGCGATACCCGACGGTGGATGTCCGGCACGTCAACGGCGATCGTTTCCCGGATCTTGTGCTGCCGTCCCTCGAGGGCTCTCCGGCGACCCAACATGTCTGGCTCGGTTCGCAGGAGGGCTCCTTTCGTCCGATCCGGGTCGATGCCTCCGATTGCCACGATCGTCTGACCGACATCCGTCTCGATGCGGTCGAGACGGACGCAAGCCCGTGGCCGGTCAACCTCGTTGCGCTGGAGGACCTGGACGGCGACGGTCGAGCGGAGGCGATCCTCTCGGACTTGAAGGACCGTGGTGACGGAATGCGTAGTGAGATGAAGGACGCCAAACGACCCTTGCAGACGTATCGGTTCCATCGTCTGACCGATGACTTGAAGATTGCCGCGGAACCGTACTTCGAGACCGAGGTCATGGGTCACACGGCGTCCGGCGATGCTTCGTTCGAGGTCTCGCGAGCGGGAGCCAATCTCTTTGAGGATCTCGATGGAGACGGTCGCAAGGATCTCGTCACGTTGACCCTGGACTTCTCCCTACTTCAGGTTCTCAAGGTGATGGTCGCGAAGCGCATCAGCATCGGTCTGGATTTTCATGTCTATGCGCAGGATGAATCCGGTCAGTTCAAAGCCGTGCCGGGTCTCGACCTCTCCGAGAAGTTGAAGCTCAATCTCAACAATCTCGTCATCGGTCGTTTCGCCCAGTTTGCGGGAGACTTCGACGGGGACGGTCGACAGGACTTCGCTCACTTCGGTCGAGGCAAGACGCTGACGCTGCATCGCGGTCAACCCGGCTGCGTCTACCCGACCCGTCCCGATCTGACGATCCTCCTTGAGGATGAACCGGCCAGTCTCGATCTCGTTCGTGTGGAGGATCTCGACGGCGACGGCCGCTCCGACATCCGGGTGACTCGTCCCGGCGTCGTGACCGATCCCGATGCCAGCGCCCCCGTTCGAGTGGACCTCTATCTCAGCGGAGATAAGCCATGAGAGTTGCCGGGTTCCTACTCATGCTTGTCGTTGCGGTCGTCGGGATCCATGCCGACGAACCGACGGTCACGGCCACCCCGGGCGTCTCCCACGTCGTTGTGGAGGCCAGGGTCCCCGGCGTCATCATCCACCACGTCGTCGAGCGCCGACACGCCGAACACGAGCTGTTGCTCTTCGTCGGCCCGGCGATCGAGCCCATACTCGAAGAAGGATCGCCGATCCCACCCTGCGCGGACCCTGAGACGACGGACACGCGGTCGCTCTACCGATTCAGCCCGTCAGGCGACGGTCGGATCGAGAAACTCTACGATGACATCCCCTCGACGGTTCGACGTATCGACACCTACGATCTCGACGGGGACGGCGTCGACGAGATCCTCTACCTGACCGACGATCGAACCCTCGTTCGCGGTGCCATGGGGCTGGGTCCCCTACCCAGCGTCGACACAACCCTTCGCCGCGCGAGAGTCTTCGAGGCGACCCTCGGCACCGCCGAGCCCGACGACCGCCCCCTGGTGGCCGTCGAACTGGGTCAGCTGGAGATCTATGAACGCCAGGACGGTGCCGTGTTGCGCAGCGCCGAGGTTCCGCTCCCCATCAAGTCCCATCGACTGCCGGATGGTTGGGTTCTCTCCAGTCCACACCCCCGACTTCTCGAACGTCGAGAGGATGGTGCATTGCTGTTTGCCGCCACTCCGGAAGTTCACGGCAAGACACGCGTCCAGGCCCAGCTTCTTCAGGTCGCCGCCGATGGAACGTCCAGCGTCCTGGACTCCTGGAGTCGGCTGCCCGCGCCGGAGGAGGTGATGGGGCAGTCGTACCTGATGATCGACGAGCAACCGCACATGCTTATCTCGACACGTTCCGCTGAGAAGCTAAGCATGTTCGGTGAGAAGAGTCTGCGGCTGTTCCCCGTGAAACACGATCGCAGCCGCCTCGGTCGCCCTCCTCTGTTTGCCGTCGAGTCACGCATGAACCTCTGGCAACCGGGCGAGCCGACGATGGTCGATGTCAACGGAGATGGCAGGGAGGATCTTGTCATCGGCTACTGGAAGGGCTTGCGCAAGAGTCGCCTGGTACTGGATGCGTACTTGCGGAATTCCGGCGGGGGCTTCTCCATCGCACCCAGGACGACGACGTTGGATCCCAAAGACGGAGATCGGAGTTTCGTGCAGTACGGGCACGATCTGACCGGGGATGACCTCGCCGATCTCGTTGTGCGAACCGAGGAACACCTCCTGGTCTACGTCGGGCGTTCATCCAAGAGCGGAAAAAACGTGGTCGAGCCGACGCCGATCGAGATCCCCTGGCAGTACGGTCGACCCGACGAGCCGTTCGAAGTCATCATCACCGGCAACGGCGTCGATTCCCTCGACAGGAACGTTTCGACGACGCGACCGGACGTTGTGGCGCTCGATGACGCGCGCCCCGCCCAGATCCTCGCTGTTTTTTTCGGAAAAGAAGATCTGGCGGGATGGGCCAGGGTGGTGCGTCTCCAGGTTAATAACTAGGCTGACGCGGTCCGGTGGTACGCGTATAGTTTGAGCTTGGAACCGGTCAAGAGGAGAGAACGATGTCCGACAAATGGATGATCAACGGCATGGAGTTCGGCAACTGCAACTGCGCCCAGGGATGTCCGTGCCAGTTCAGTGCGCCTACGACCCACGGCTTCTGTGAGGCCGTTATCGGTGGCCACGTTATCGACGGGTATTTCAATGACATCTCCCTCGACGGGCTGGACTGGATTCTCCTCGTCCAGTGGCCAGGTGAGATCGCGGCGGGGAACGGCAAACAGCAGGCCATCATCGAAGAGCGTGCCACGCCGGAACAACGTGAGGCGCTCCGCAAGATTGTCCACGGCGAATCGACCGCTCCCGGGGCCACCCATTTCTTCGTCTACAACAGCACCATGTCCGAGGTTCTCGATCCGTTGTACGCGCCGATCGATCTATCCATCGATGTCGACGCGCGCCAGGGTCATATCTCGGTCGCGGGTCTGGTAGAGGCGAAGGGAGTCCCGATGACAAACCCGTTCTCCGGTGAACCGTCCCGGGCGCGGATTCATCTTCCGGAAGGGTTTGAATACACCTACGCGGAGGTGGGTAGCGCCAGTTGCAAGGTGACGGCGGGCATCAATTTGGATCTGAACGACAGCTACGCCCAGTTCAATCTTCTACACATGAATCAGGACGGCGTGATCCGTTAGGGATGTCCGAAGCGACGAACCGCATTCTGATCCGGTCGCTTCCCCTGCGCGACCGTGTCGTCATCCTCTCGGCGCTCGCCGCGACCACGATTCTTGCGTGGGCCTACCTCGTCGACATGGCGAACGACATGGACCGCATGATGGCCATGGGCCACATGATGGAGCTCAAGCCGTGGACCGCCGCTCAGTTCGGCTACATGCTGCTGATGTGGGTCATCATGATGATCGGGATGATGGTCCCCACGGCAGTTCCGATGTCGCTGATCTATGCGGCCATTGCACGAAAAGCTGCACGTCAGGGAACGACGTTGGCGCCGACCGCGTTCTTCGTTACAGGCTACGTCGTGATCTGGAGCCTGTTCAGTGTCGGCGCGACGTTGGCGCAGTGGGGGCTGGAGCGTGCGGCGCTTCTCTCCCCGATGATGGTGCTCTCCAGTCCCGGGATCGGCGCGAGTCTCCTGATCGTCGCCGGTCTCTATCAGATGACTCCGCTCAAGGATGCGTGTCTGAGACACTGCCGTTCTCCGGCCCACTTCATCTCGCAGAGTTGGAAGCCGGGCAAGATCGGCGCGTTGCGGATGGGAATGGAGCACGGAGCGTTCTGCCTGGGTTGCTGCTGGATTCTGATGGCCTTGCTGTTCTTCGGTGGCGTCATGAGTTTGCTGTGGATCGCCGGGATCACGCTGTTCGTTCTGCTGGAAAAGGTGCTGCCGTTTGGACTTTTGGGCGGCAAGATCGCCGGTGGGGCCATCGCCCTCATCGGACTGGTCTATCTGGTGCTGTGGCTGATATAGGTAATCGCCCACTTGGTGCTCTCCTCCTGGTAGTGGGATAATCGGCGGATCTCACCCCGCACGGGGAACAGGAGGGGAAACATGAAGATCGTAAAGGGAATCATGCTGCTCGTGGCGATGACCGCTCTGGTCACGACGCCCGTCGTCGCCGGGGATGCTTCGGACAACGCGGGTCGAATCAAAGTCTGGACGAAAGCGTTCAACAGTGGCGACGTCTCCGCGATCGCCGCCGGGTACACCGAAGACGCGGTGCGAATGCCGTACCAGATGCCCGCCGTCACCGGTCGGGACGCGATCGTCGAAAACATCGAGGCCGCCCGTGCGGCCGGCGCTGCAAGCGCCAAGATCACTCTCGACGAGGGCGAATCCAGCGGTGACCATGCCTGGGGTCGTGGCCGCTACGAGTTGATGGACGGTGACGGCAACGTCATCCAGACCGGCAAGTGGCTGAACGTCTCAAAGAAGGTCAAGGGCCAGTGGCTGATTCACCGTGACATCTGGAACACCGACAAGCCAGAGGTGGAACAGGAGTAGATCGAGTATGGTGGGCTCCGTCATGGAGCCCACCCACTCGACAATCACCTGCCCCCACGGTCGCGAGTGCGGCGCCTGCACGCTCCTGGGTGTCGACTACTCCAACCAGCTGACGCAAAAACGCGGCGTCCTCAAGAAGGCGATCGGAAAGCTAGATTCGCTGCGCGATGTGAGCACGCTACCTTGCCTGCCTTCGCCCCTGATCGACCGCTACCGGAACCGGGCCAAGATGGCGGTCGGCATGTCACAACGGGGTGGCAATCGGCTCGGCTACTTCCGCTCCCAGACCCGCGAGATCGTCGACGCACCGGACTGTCGCGTGCTGGTCCCGGAGCTGCTGGAGACGACCCGACGCATTCGTAAGTTTCTGGCGATCGCGCGCGGCGTCCCACGCTCGCTTCGTCACATCGACGTGCGTTGTGGAACGGACCCCGGGCGTCAACATCTGACTCTCGTCTTTCGCACGAAGGAGCTGCCCAACTTTCCGCTGGACGGACTGCGGAAACAATGCCCTTCCATCGACGGCATCTCGGTCAACCTCAATCCCAGCAAGGGGCCGCAGGTGATCCGCGGTTCCGTGAAACCGCTGTGGGGCGAGCGTGAGATCTGGGTCGATCACGCAGACCTGCGACTGCGTGTCTCCCCTGCCGCGTTCTTCCAGGTCAACCTGGCGCTGTTGCCCGAGATCCATCGTCTGATGGAGACGTTCTTCGGCGGCGGGAAGATGTTGGCGGATCTGTACTCCGGCGTCGGGACCCACGGTCTCGCACTTCGCAAAGGGTTTGAAGAAGTCTTCTTCGCCGAAGGCAACCGTAGCGCCATCGCGGATCTCAAGGCGACGATGCGTGCGCGGAAGCTCGGCGACTATCGTGTCTCGGCGGTATCGGTGGAGCGGGGGTTGGCGAAGTTGAAGGACGCGGCTCCCGATGCCGTCGTGTTGAACCCCTCCCGGGCCGGCGCCGAGGAATCGGTGTTGGAGACGATCGCGCGCTGCCCGACCAAGAAGATCGCGTACCTATCGTGTGACCCCGATACGCTCTGTCGAGATCTGGAGATCCTGCGTCGGAAGAAGTTCACGATCCAGTCGGTGCAACCGATTGACATGATGCCGCAGACGCGGCAGGTCGAGGCGTTGGCGTTGCTCACGCGGGCATGATGTCGTCGAACAAACCCAGCAGCTATCTGCTCGATCTTGTGCTGTACATCTCGGTGATGTTCCTGGTGCGGGAGATCTACTTCGAATCCGCGCACTTCCTTGCCAACGGGTTGTTCTGGTCCTTTACCACGCTCGTGCTGGCAACGTGGCGCATGAGAGTTCGCGGCGTACGCTGGCGAGATCTGGGTCTATGCAACCCGAAGAGCTGGGTGAAGTGCCTGTTGGTCTCCGGCCTGATCCTGGGCGCCACGATCGCGTCGATCATCGTTTTTGAAATCCTCAAGGATCAACTTCCCTTCGCCGTTGCACCGGACACGTCGACGGAGAGCGCGGTCTCACGGTTCGGAAATCTGAAAGACAACTGGCCGTTGTTCTTTATGATCATCCCGTTCGTGTGGCTGGAGTCCATGCTGGAAGAACTGCTGGATCGCGGCTTCCTGATGAACTGGTTCGAGCGCCTGTTTTCCAGAACACCGATCGCCGCCATTCTTGCGGTACTGGCTCAGGCGGCGCTCTTCGGTTTTCGCCATTTTCCCTCCCACGGTTGGTCCGGGGCGATCACGGTCAGCCTGATCGGCCTGATCATGGGCGCGGCCTACATGCTTTCGGGCCGCAACCTGTGG includes:
- a CDS encoding CRTAC1 family protein: MSNIDTRRRPFVTAVALGALVVIAAGCSEPAPADLNDAPDAKARPGRPQMSIPDVSLVDRARDSGLTFTQVAGDKDKGHLPETLGSGVAIADYDRDGDLDIYLGTGQPRVDWLAGKRPLANGLFRNKGDGSFEEVGAAAGVDLHAWTLGTYFVDYDGDDDEDLFLSNWGANVLYRNDGDGTFTDVSVASGIGAAQNLSASAAFGDLDGDGDLDLWVASYCVYDMANPPADGQSMIWRGIEVFMGPSGYEAQRDEVYVNNGDGTFTEVSRQAGVDVDEAYFGLGIVFSDVDLDGDLDVYVANDSVANGLWVNDSTAEGLRFRDAAFESGVATNESAAEQAGMGVDAADYDGDGVFDLVVTNFSHDFNTLYQNLGDLLFLDTTFEAGFSDSFAKLAWGAKWFDYDNDGALDLVIAAGHTYPAIDDLPQVGTTYHQQNMLYRNRGDGAFDEIAGQAGDGMALVMGSRGIAVADIDEDGDLDMVVTNIDDMPTLLINEGGNQAGHWLRIRLQGGDANRAGIGARVELESGGRRWVREMNPFGSYLSGSEAVIHVGVGDVTSVERLTVHWPSGHVDTHEAVAVDQTLTLSEGAS
- a CDS encoding DUF4440 domain-containing protein: MKIVKGIMLLVAMTALVTTPVVAGDASDNAGRIKVWTKAFNSGDVSAIAAGYTEDAVRMPYQMPAVTGRDAIVENIEAARAAGAASAKITLDEGESSGDHAWGRGRYELMDGDGNVIQTGKWLNVSKKVKGQWLIHRDIWNTDKPEVEQE
- a CDS encoding VCBS repeat-containing protein, which produces MRVAGFLLMLVVAVVGIHADEPTVTATPGVSHVVVEARVPGVIIHHVVERRHAEHELLLFVGPAIEPILEEGSPIPPCADPETTDTRSLYRFSPSGDGRIEKLYDDIPSTVRRIDTYDLDGDGVDEILYLTDDRTLVRGAMGLGPLPSVDTTLRRARVFEATLGTAEPDDRPLVAVELGQLEIYERQDGAVLRSAEVPLPIKSHRLPDGWVLSSPHPRLLERREDGALLFAATPEVHGKTRVQAQLLQVAADGTSSVLDSWSRLPAPEEVMGQSYLMIDEQPHMLISTRSAEKLSMFGEKSLRLFPVKHDRSRLGRPPLFAVESRMNLWQPGEPTMVDVNGDGREDLVIGYWKGLRKSRLVLDAYLRNSGGGFSIAPRTTTLDPKDGDRSFVQYGHDLTGDDLADLVVRTEEHLLVYVGRSSKSGKNVVEPTPIEIPWQYGRPDEPFEVIITGNGVDSLDRNVSTTRPDVVALDDARPAQILAVFFGKEDLAGWARVVRLQVNN
- a CDS encoding tetratricopeptide repeat protein, giving the protein MIRRGTIVLAVALALTGTIWAETPDEIYREAATKFHSLYGGGRYPDALVQAKIALQAAPRREDPYIWVSKLSTQLAQDDAAIRLFGELASKNPKMTWPWYYKGFNEFHISRFEDAVESFTRATTADPRHAPSFHRLGMIRVIQGKFPEARTTFERAFTLDPTSQDTAAELADVQRITGDYAAANRTAEVALRHHPKSARLQMIRGRLLTRDADITKAEPFLRRAIELDPKQREAHQELARLLMRTDRREEGRRHLTIAKRLKDYESYERGIKRLTARVATSRDAGLPMLLAEVELTRGGYSEALGWFQRAQQLGLANTRVASGIAEAAFRAGNVELGERALRPIAKSSSGRVDLARAARALVGGDHDAAIAHTRKAIERGPIEREFLRRCASTLEAAGQIDEAEKLFATAKNSPELSSNPDRRP
- a CDS encoding CPBP family intramembrane metalloprotease gives rise to the protein MMSSNKPSSYLLDLVLYISVMFLVREIYFESAHFLANGLFWSFTTLVLATWRMRVRGVRWRDLGLCNPKSWVKCLLVSGLILGATIASIIVFEILKDQLPFAVAPDTSTESAVSRFGNLKDNWPLFFMIIPFVWLESMLEELLDRGFLMNWFERLFSRTPIAAILAVLAQAALFGFRHFPSHGWSGAITVSLIGLIMGAAYMLSGRNLWPLIIAHAVLNTISMVGRV
- a CDS encoding DUF1326 domain-containing protein; amino-acid sequence: MSDKWMINGMEFGNCNCAQGCPCQFSAPTTHGFCEAVIGGHVIDGYFNDISLDGLDWILLVQWPGEIAAGNGKQQAIIEERATPEQREALRKIVHGESTAPGATHFFVYNSTMSEVLDPLYAPIDLSIDVDARQGHISVAGLVEAKGVPMTNPFSGEPSRARIHLPEGFEYTYAEVGSASCKVTAGINLDLNDSYAQFNLLHMNQDGVIR
- a CDS encoding DUF2182 domain-containing protein produces the protein MSEATNRILIRSLPLRDRVVILSALAATTILAWAYLVDMANDMDRMMAMGHMMELKPWTAAQFGYMLLMWVIMMIGMMVPTAVPMSLIYAAIARKAARQGTTLAPTAFFVTGYVVIWSLFSVGATLAQWGLERAALLSPMMVLSSPGIGASLLIVAGLYQMTPLKDACLRHCRSPAHFISQSWKPGKIGALRMGMEHGAFCLGCCWILMALLFFGGVMSLLWIAGITLFVLLEKVLPFGLLGGKIAGGAIALIGLVYLVLWLI
- the rlmD gene encoding 23S rRNA (uracil(1939)-C(5))-methyltransferase RlmD; protein product: MVGSVMEPTHSTITCPHGRECGACTLLGVDYSNQLTQKRGVLKKAIGKLDSLRDVSTLPCLPSPLIDRYRNRAKMAVGMSQRGGNRLGYFRSQTREIVDAPDCRVLVPELLETTRRIRKFLAIARGVPRSLRHIDVRCGTDPGRQHLTLVFRTKELPNFPLDGLRKQCPSIDGISVNLNPSKGPQVIRGSVKPLWGEREIWVDHADLRLRVSPAAFFQVNLALLPEIHRLMETFFGGGKMLADLYSGVGTHGLALRKGFEEVFFAEGNRSAIADLKATMRARKLGDYRVSAVSVERGLAKLKDAAPDAVVLNPSRAGAEESVLETIARCPTKKIAYLSCDPDTLCRDLEILRRKKFTIQSVQPIDMMPQTRQVEALALLTRA